The following coding sequences lie in one Pelecanus crispus isolate bPelCri1 chromosome 9, bPelCri1.pri, whole genome shotgun sequence genomic window:
- the ZIC4 gene encoding LOW QUALITY PROTEIN: zinc finger protein ZIC 4 (The sequence of the model RefSeq protein was modified relative to this genomic sequence to represent the inferred CDS: inserted 2 bases in 2 codons; deleted 3 bases in 2 codons) — protein sequence MDPAALSRRNTALRLVDLAGAPRHHHHHPPQSVTGFPGFAGHPHATAPTQPGEHAAESRLGPHPLRPEHMGHHHHPHPAPQHHPAALKLSPAPHPHHQLPPHHHHHHHHHHHHHQAGQAEVVSSQTGAFGPAQSPAAPYPVSHPAQALAAGRDFFIRRDLPAPLMPGLTEQHPXASSHHGLFVSTTGSYPGHHGHHHHHSEAGNPSLFTGLHEQPPHAAPGGHLNGQIRLGLPGEMYARSEHFTQVPASRTDPFAASSLHSYGGMNLNVNLAPHHGPGAFFRYMRQPIKQELICKWIELDQTPKKLCSKTFSTMHELVTHVTVEHVGGPEQSNHICFWEECPREGKPFKAKYKLVNHIRVHTGEKPFPCPFPGCGKVFARSENLKIHKRTHTGEKPFKCEFEGCDRRFANSSDXKKHSHVHTSDKPYNCKVRGCDKSYTHPSSLRKHMKVHCKSPPPSSGYESSTPSLVSPSSDSGREPPASCSHAEPSAPAQPAANLSEWYVCQGAGLRGPPAPPAAPAPPRPHGDPRPRC from the exons ATGGACCCTGCTGCTCTCTCCAGGCGGAACACGGCGCTGAGATTAGTAGACTTGGCGGGGGCTCCtcgccaccaccaccaccacccccctcaGAGCGTGACAGGCTTCCCGGGCTTCGCCGGGCACCCCCACGCCACGGCGCCCACGCAGCCGGGGGAGCACGCCGCCGAGTCC CGCCTCGGGCCGCACCCGCTCCGGCCAGAACACATGGGGCACCACCACCATCCTCATCCTGCTCCTCAGCATCACCCTGCGGCCCTTAAGCTCAGCCCTGCCCCTCATCCCCACCACCAGCTC CCACCAcaccaccatcatcatcatcatcatcatcatcatcatcatcaggcAGGCCAAGCCGAGGTGGTCTCTAGTCAAACGGGAGCGTTTGGCCCGGCGCAGTCACCAGCAGCCCCTTACCCCGTCTCTCACCCAGCccaggctctggcagcaggTAGGGACTTCTTCATACGCAGGGACCTGCCGGCCCCACTCATGCCAGGGCTGACCGAGCAGCACC CTGCAAGTTCTCACCACGGACTGTTTGTCTCAACAACAGGTAGCTACCCCGGACACCATggtcaccaccaccaccactcagAAGCTGGGAATCCCTCTCTGTTCACTGGACTCCATGAGCAGCCTCCCCATGCAGCTCCAGGTGGCCATCTAAACGGACAGATAAGACTGGGGTTACCTGGAGAAATGTACGCCAGGTCTGAACATTTCACTCAAGTACCAGCCTCCAGGACAGatccttttgctgcttcttcgCTTCATAGCTACGGTGGCATGAATCTGAACGTGAATCTGGCTCCACACCACGGCCCGGGGGCCTTCTTTCGTTACATGAGGCAGCCCATCAAACAGGAACTCATCTGTAAGTGGATTGAGTTGGACCAGACTCCCAAAAAATTATGCTCGAAAACTTTCAGCACGATGCACGAGCTGGTGACTCATGTCACGGTGGAGCACGTTGGAGGACCCGAGCAGTCCAATCACATATGTTTCTGGGAAGAGTGTCCAAGAGAAGGGAAACCTTTCAAGGCCAAATATAAACTTGTAAATCACATCAGAGTCCACACAGGTGAAAAACCTTTCCCCTGCCCTTTCCCGGGCTGTGGCAAAGTGTTTGCCAGATCAGAGAATctcaaaatacacaaaagaaCTCATACAG GGGAGAAGCCGTTCAAATGTGAATTCGAGGGCTGTGACAGACGCTTCGCCAACAGCAGCG AGAAGAAGCACTCGCACGTCCACACCAGCGACAAGCCCTACAACTGCAAAGTGCGAGGCTGCGACAAGTCCTAcacccaccccagctccctgaGAAAACACATGAAAGTGCACTGCAAAtcccctcctcccagctccGGCTACGAGTCCTCCACGCCCTCCTTGGTGTCCCCCTCCTCGGACTCCGGCCGGGAGCCCCCCGCCTCCTGTTCCCACGCCGAGCCCTCCGCGCCCGCGCAGCCCGCCGCCAACCTGAGCGAATGGTACGTGTGTCAGGGCGCGGGGCTCCgcggcccccccgcgccccccgccgcccccgcgccgccgcgcccccACGGcgacccccggccccgctgctag
- the LOC142594280 gene encoding zinc finger protein ZIC 1, producing the protein MLLDAGPQYPAIGVTTFGSSRHHSTADVTDREVGLGINPFADGMGAFKINPSTHELASAGQTAFTSQAPGYAAAALGHHHHPTHVSSYSSAAFNSTRDFLFRNRGFGEAAAASAQHSLFASAAGSFAGPHGHTDAAGHLLFPGLHEQATSHASPNVVNGQMRLGFSGDMYGRPDQYGQVTSPRSEHYASTQLHGYGHMNMNMAAHHGAGAFFRYMRQPIKQELICKWIEPEQLSNPKKSCNKTFSTMHELVTHVTVEHVGGPEQSNHICFWEECPREGKPFKAKYKLVNHIRVHTGEKPFPCPFPGCGKVFARSENLKIHKRTHTGEKPFKCEFEGCDRRFANSSDRKKHMHVHTSDKPYLCKMCDKSYTHPSSLRKHMKVHESSSQGSQPSPAASSGYESSTPPTIVSPSTENQTASSLSPSSSAVHHTSSHSTLTSNFNEWYV; encoded by the exons ATGCTTCTGGATGCTGGACCGCAGTATCCCGCCATAGGAGTCACTACCTTCGGATCCTCTCGCCACCACTCCACGGCCGATGTCACGGACAGAGAAGTGGGGCTGGGGATCAACCCCTTCGCCGACGGCATGGGCGCCTTCAAAATCAACCCCAGCACCCACGAGCTGGCCTCGGCCGGCCAGACCGCCTTCACCTCGCAGGCGCCCGGCTACGCGGCGGCGGCCCTGGGGCACCACCACCACCCGACCCATGTCAGCTCCTACTCCAGCGCCGCCTTCAACTCCACCCGGGACTTTCTGTTCCGCAACCGCGGCTtcggggaggcggcggccgccaGCGCCCAGCACAGCCTCTTCGCCTCCGCCGCCGGCAGCTTCGCCGGACCCCACGGACACACCGATGCCGCGGGACACCTACTTTTCCCGGGGCTGCACGAACAAGCCACCAGCCACGCTTCGCCTAACGTGGTGAACGGGCAGATGCGCCTGGGCTTCTCCGGAGACATGTACGGCAGACCCGACCAGTACGGCCAGGTCACCAGCCCCCGCTCCGAGCACTACGCCTCGACCCAGCTGCACGGCTACGGCCACATGAACATGAACATGGCAGCCCACCACGGGGCAGGGGCCTTCTTTCGTTACATGCGGCAGCCCATCAAACAGGAACTCATCTGTAAGTGGATTGAGCCCGAGCAATTGTCAAACCCCAAAAAGTCCTGCAACAAAACTTTCAGCACGATGCACGAGCTGGTGACTCATGTCACGGTGGAGCACGTTGGAGGACCCGAGCAGTCCAATCACATATGTTTCTGGGAAGAGTGTCCGAGAGAAGGGAAACCTTTCAAGGCCAAATATAAACTTGTAAATCACATCAGAGTCCACACAGGTGAAAAACCTTTCCCCTGCCCTTTCCCGGGCTGTGGCAAAGTGTTTGCCAGATCAGAGAATctcaaaatacacaaaagaaCTCATACAG GTGAAAAACCATTTAAGTGTGAATTCGAGGGCTGTGACAGGCGCTTTGCAAACAGCAGCGACCGCAAAAAgcacatgcatgtgcacactTCCGACAAGCCCTATCTCTGCAAAATGTGTGACAAGTCCTACAcgcaccccagctccctcagaaAGCACATGAAG GTCCATGAATCATCCTCGCAGGGGTCCCAGCCTTCTCCCGCCGCCAGCTCAGGCTACGAGTCCTCCACCCCTCCAACCATCGTGTCTCCATCCACAGAAAACCAGACCGCCAGCTCCttatccccttcctcctccgcAGTTCATCACACGTCCAGCCACAGCACGCTTACATCAAATTTTAACGAATGGTACGTCTAA